One Candidatus Paceibacterota bacterium genomic window, TTCGAGCCAAGGAACAGGCAGAAAAGATGGACGAAAATGAACTAGAAAAAGAGTGGAAAACATATTTACAAAAAGAAAAAGGAATAAAAGCAATAACGATTTGTTTTTCAGATATCGAAGGTCGTTTCCATATGCTTGATTATGATAAAAAGTTTTTATTGGATTTTGTGGATAATTTAACTTTTGATGGTTCTTCCATCCGTGGTTTTAGTCAACAAAATGAATCGGACTTACGCCTGTCTGTTGATTGGAGCAGTATTCGTTTTTTGCCATCCGATATTTTTGGTCCCGGAAAAGTTATCCTTTTTGCCGATGTGCTTGATCAAGATCATAAGCCATACATTTCCGATTTTCGTGGACAACTCAAATATTATGCAAATGAATTAAAAAAGAAAAACGGTATTACTATAAATGTTTCAGCTGAAATAGAAGGATTTTTAGTTGATGGAATTAATTCTGAACAAAGATATGAAGAAATGGGTTCTTTCCAATTTATTTCAACTGGCGGCTATTATCATTCATTGCCATTAGGCAGATTGCGCAAATTTATCGATAAGGCGGCAGAAGCACAGCGTGCCATGGGATTTAAAAATGAAAAAGATCACCCAGAAGTGGCTCCTTCACAATTCGAAATGAATTTTTCTTATAGCGAGGTGATACGAGCTTGCGATAATATCCAGCTTTATAAACTTATCTGCCGCCAAGTAGCAAATAATATGGAAATGACAGCCACTTTCTTGCCTAAGCCTTTTGTCGGTATCAATGGCTCAGGAATGCATACAAATTTTTCTCTAGCCAAAAATGGAAAAAATATTTTTTATAACGCAAAAGGAAAAGATGGTCTGT contains:
- a CDS encoding glutamine synthetase family protein, which gives rise to MEKDNELKKFLEISYNDLEVMNLRAKEQAEKMDENELEKEWKTYLQKEKGIKAITICFSDIEGRFHMLDYDKKFLLDFVDNLTFDGSSIRGFSQQNESDLRLSVDWSSIRFLPSDIFGPGKVILFADVLDQDHKPYISDFRGQLKYYANELKKKNGITINVSAEIEGFLVDGINSEQRYEEMGSFQFISTGGYYHSLPLGRLRKFIDKAAEAQRAMGFKNEKDHPEVAPSQFEMNFSYSEVIRACDNIQLYKLICRQVANNMEMTATFLPKPFVGINGSGMHTNFSLAKNGKNIFYNAKGKDGLSDIAWDFISRILNHASEICLVLNPSVNAYRRLDPHFEAPNQIKVSALDRGSMIRIPIGNERSARIEIRSVAPDANPYLVLYTIVKTGFEGMPLKKDKEKRDRLRILPDNIYDAIKFFKSSDFITKILSKTNQEKYTESKQMVAVRSPKALGTIIKPSEITYHHEVTNQVLWNKF